DNA from Leptospira langatensis:
ATCGGGATGGCTCTGTCCTCGTAGGAGAGATGTCGGACTTCTTCCGGAAGAAAGATATGTCTGGGAACTTTCAAAAAAGCGGCGAGTATTCTCTCGTCTCGGATCCCTCTTCCTGCGATCTGCTCCTGGACCATCTTCTCTCGTAAGAGGAGGGTCTCCGGAGTATCGAAGGAAGAGGAAGAGTCTAATTTAGGATTTTCCATTGACGCCTAGCCCCGACTCAGTAATTTGGTTCTGGGTTCGGCTCTGTAGCTCAGTCGGTAGAGCAGAGGACTGAAAATCCTTGTGTCGGCAGTTCGATTCTGCCCGGAGCCAAATCCAACTTATCCCTTCTTTCTTTCTTCTCCCAATTTCCATAGTTCCGTAAATACCAGATCCTCTACATGTTTGCAAAGCTCGGGCTTGTATAACTTCTTTACCGGTGGCTTGGGATAGACATGGATCTCGTCCGTGTCCGGAATATAAGTTAGCATTCTCAGAATCTGGTCCTCTCCTTCGATCTCGTACATCGTATAGGACATTCCTTTCGAAGGGATGATTTGAGAAGTTTCCAAGTATTTCATTCTTCGTATCTATCAAGCCGATCTCATTTGGAAAGAAGTAATTCTAAAATAGAAATCACGAAAAGGCTTGTACTAAAACAGCTTCTTCTATACGTTTTCCGAATGACTCGCTCTGCTTCCAGAACAGATGAGAGTTTTCTTGTCGGGATCACCGGCATGATCGGGGGTGGGAAGTCCACGGTTACCCGTATTTTCGAGGAGCTGGGAGCCTTTCGGATCAGTGCGGATGAAATAGCCCGAAAATTCACCGAACCGGACAGTCCGGTCCGAGAGGAATTGGTCCAAGCCTTGGGCAAGGAGATCCTAGATGATTCAGGTGCCCTGGATCGGAAGAGGATTGCCAAATTGGTCTTTGGGGATCCGGAGAAGCTAAAGGCGCTGAATGGGATCGTGCATCCCAGGATCCGCCAGGAATTCTCCGAGATACTCGCAAGGCAAACAAAGGACACTCTGGTTGCGTGGGAGGTTCCGCTCTTATTCGAGACGGACTCTTATACTCTTTGCGATGCTACCGTATGCGTGGTCTCGGATCTTGCCTCCTCCTTAAAAAGGGCTTCCGAAAGGGATGGGATCCGTCTGGAAGAAGTGGAAGCCAGGGCCAAAAACCAGCTTTCTCTTCAGGAAAAAGCCGAGAAAGCCGACTATACTCTTAAGAACCTAGGGGACTTGGGAGACCTTCGCAAAGAATGCGAACGATTGTACTCTGAATTGAGGGGAAGAATGAAATGAAAGAAAAAGTTTTCTACGTC
Protein-coding regions in this window:
- the coaE gene encoding dephospho-CoA kinase (Dephospho-CoA kinase (CoaE) performs the final step in coenzyme A biosynthesis.) codes for the protein MTRSASRTDESFLVGITGMIGGGKSTVTRIFEELGAFRISADEIARKFTEPDSPVREELVQALGKEILDDSGALDRKRIAKLVFGDPEKLKALNGIVHPRIRQEFSEILARQTKDTLVAWEVPLLFETDSYTLCDATVCVVSDLASSLKRASERDGIRLEEVEARAKNQLSLQEKAEKADYTLKNLGDLGDLRKECERLYSELRGRMK